The Acidimicrobiales bacterium region ATCAGCTCGTCGATCTCAGCGCGGATGCTCTCGCTGGGCGATACTCGTGCAGTCACGGGTGTAGGTCCTTTCGTTGGAGTTGTCAGCTCTTCGAAGGAACCTACGCCCGTCGACATTTACACCAGCGGATGGACGCCACCCACGTGCTCGCCGCTGACGGTGCCACCTACGACGAGCTCGGTGCCGACTACTTCGGGCGGCGAGGTGACGCCGAGGCCCGCAAGCGCTACCTCGTCTGATCCCGAATACGCCCTCGGCTGGACTGGCATGCGGCATGCCGCCATAGCGCCGGCCACATGTATCTCCTGGACGGCGAGTTGGCGATGATCCCGGCCCGCGTCGCTCAGCGCGCTTCACGTATCGGCTATCGGGTCAAGAGCTACATCACATGGAACAAGGACAGCACACCGGAACACGTCAAGAGCGGAGTGACTCGACAGGCTGAAGTCATCCTTCACCTCACGCCGGGCGAAACGCCCTACTTCGACAAGTCCTTCTGGCCGAGTCGTGATGCGCGCCTGGGTGGCAGCAACGCTCCATACGAGTCCGCCGGGAAGATCACCGATGTGTGGCATCTACCCACGGCGAATGGCAAGAACGGACACGGCGCCGAGTTCGCCGTGTTGCTGGCCGGGCGATGCATCAGCCTGACGAGCAAACCAGGCGACCTCGTGCTTGATCCCTTCGTCGGCTCTGGCACGTCCGCACTTGCTGCGATGGAGCTTGGCCGTCGATGCGTCGGATTCGACACCAGCCAGACCTACCTCACGACGGCCAAGCGGCGCGTCAAGGCAGTTGCCTTACGCGTCGGCGCCCAGGGTCCGGTCGCAGAGCTGCCGGTACGGGGGGTTAACGGCACCGGGCCCGACGGTTGGAAGCGACTCAATGGGAGTCACTCCGCCGACATGCTGCCGATCGAGATGCCGACGTCGACACCGAAGCGTTGACGTACTTGGATAGCGGGGGCGCGCCGCAGCTTCAACGGTGAATGACCGACCGCCGACGACCTCCTATCGGGGAATGAACAGGGGGACGACGGCGAGGTCGGGTGCCCGGGCGAAGCGGGCCAGCCAGTCGACGGGGTCGACGCCTTGCTGGGCGGCGGTGCGCAGCACGCTCATGATGCGCCCCTGGGTGTCGGCCCCCCGGCGGGTGCGGTTGCCTCCCCACACCTTGCGGTTCACCACCGCCGGGCGGATGGCCTGCTCTGCCCGCCAGTTGGTGGCGTCCACTCCGGGATGGAGGAGGAAGGTGAATAAGGCGTGGCGCTCGTTGTGGAGGTGGCCGAGGAGGCGTCGCTTGGTCGTGCTCGGCGGCTGACGGCGCACCGACGTCTCGGGCGGCGCCGGCTCGGCCGCGGCGCGATGAGCGGCGGGAAGTTGTTCATCGCCCCGTCGGGCGCCCGGCGCGGTGCGTTCAGGTCGCCCCGGTATCCTCGCCGCCGTGCGACGACGCGACTTCCTCAAGGTGGGGGTGCTCGCCGGCACCGCCTTCACCGTCGGCCCCGCCTGGCCCCGGCTGCTGCGGGCCTCGGCCGCCGGCGACGGCCCGTACGGTCCCCTCGGCCCGGCCGACGCCAACGGCCTCCAGCTCCCCGCCGGGTTCTCGTCGCGGGTGGTGGCCACCACCGGCCAGGTCGTCCCCGGCACCGGCTACACCTGGCACACCAACCCCGACGGCGGGGCCACCTTCGCCACGGGCGACGGCGGGTGGATCTACGTCTCCAACAGCGAGTCCTCGCCCGGCGGGGCGGGCATGTTGCGCTTCGACGCCGCCGGCCAGGTGGTGGAGGCCCGGCGCATCCTCGACGGCACCAGCCGCAACTGCGCCGGCGGCCCCACGCCGTGGGGCACGTGGCTGTCGTGCGAGGAGGTCGCCGCCGGCCGGGTGTGGGAGTGCGACCCCGTCGGCCTCAGCCCCGGCGTGGTGCGCCCCGCGCTGGGCACGTTCAACCACGAGGCGGCCGCCGTCGACCCGGTGCGCCACCACGTCTACCTCACCGAGGACGCGTCCGACGGCGGGCTGTACCGCTTCGTGCCCGCCGCCTGGCCCGACCTGTCGGCCGGCACCCTCCAGGTCCTCACCGAGTCGGGCGGCGCGCTCGGGTGGGCGACCGTCCCCGACCCGGACGGCAGCCCCACCGCCTGCAAGGACCAGGTGGCGGCCATGAAGGTCTTCAACGGCGGCGAGGGCGCCTGGTACGACACCGACAAGGTGTACTTCACCACCAAGGGCGACAACCGGGTGTGGACCTACGACCCCGTGGCCAACGCCCTCACGGTGATCTACGACGACAACACGTCGCCCACGCCCGTGCTCACCGGCGTCGACAACGTCACGGTCTCCCGCTCGGGCGACGTGTTCGTGGCCGAGGACGGCGGCAACATGGAGCTGGTCATCCTCTCCCCCGAGGGCGAGGTGGCTCCGTTCCTGCGCCTGGGCGTGTCCGGCTCCGAGCTCACCGGCCCGGCGTTCGACCCGTCCGGCACCCGGCTGTACCTCAGCTCCCAGCGCAACCCCGGCCGCACCTACGAGATCACCGGCCCGTTCCGTACGTCGGGCGGGGGGACCACCACGACCACGTCGGCCACCACGACCACCACGGCGCCGGCGTCGATCATGCTGTCGGCGGTGGGGCGGACCAGGGGCGGGAAGCGCTACGCCGACCTGGCCTGGTCGGGAGCCACCGCGCCGCAGGTCGAGGTCCGCCGCGACGGGGTGGTGGTGGCGACCACGCCCAACGACGGCGCCCACACCGACAGCCTGGGCCGGGTCACCGGCACCTACCGCTACACGGTGTCGCATCCCGGCGGCGCGCCCGTGTCCAACGAGGCGGCCGTCACCTTCTGAGCGGCGGCCCTCACGGCACGGGTGAGCCGCCCCTCCACCCGCGGTCAACGGCCGCGTGCGTCGCCAGGGGCGCCGGTTCGATCGAGCCCTGCCCCCTCGCCCGACGGCCTCGCTCGCCGCACTCATAAGCAATTACTAATAACGCATAAGAAACTATTCACTTTACTCTGAGTCCTCGGCGGCATACGGTCTGGATGACTCACCCAGGAATCGCCAGACCCCGTAGTGGGGGAGCCCGAGACCGGGCCCAGACGGGCTTCAGCCGAGGAGAACCGCGTGGCAGACAAGAGCTACCAGGCCGGTGTGAAGAACTACGCCGACAACTACTGGACCCCGGACTACGTGCCGCTGGACACGGACCTCCTGGCCGTTTTCAAGGTGATGCCCCAGGAGGGCGTGCCGCGCGAGGAAGCGGCCGCGGCGGTGGCCGCCGAGTCGTCCACCGGCACCTGGACCACGGTGTGGACCGATCTGCTCACCGATCTCGACTACTACAAGGGCCGGGCCTACCGAATCGACCCGGTCAAGGACGGCTCCGGGGCCTTCTTCGCCTTCGTGGCCTACCCGATCGACCTGTTCGAGGAAGGCTCGGTCGTCAACGTCCTGACCTCGCTCGTGGGCAACGTCTTCGGCTTCAAGGCGATCCGCAGCCTGCGCCTCGAGGACATTCGCTTCCCGCTGGCGTACGTGAAGACCTGCGGCGGCCCCCCCAACGGCATCCAGGTGGAGCGCGACCGCCTCGGCAAGTACGGGCGCCCGCTGCTGGGCTGCACGATCAAGCCCAAGCTCGGCCTGTCGGCCAAGAACTACGGGCGTGCGGTCTACGAGTGCCTCCGAGGCGGGCTCGACTTCACCAAGGACGACGAGAACATCAACAGCCAGCCGTTCATGCGCTGGAACCACCGCTACGAGTTCGTGATGGAAGCGGTGCACAAGGCCACGGCCGAGACGGGCGAGCGCAAGGGCCACTACCTCAACGTCACCGCGGCCACGCCGGAGGACATGTACGAGCGGGCCGAGTTCGCCAAGTCGCTCGGCGCCCCGATCATCATGCACGACTTCTTCACCGCCGGCTTCACCGCCAACACAGGCCTGGCGAACTGGTGCCGCAAGAACGGCATGCTGCTCCACATCCACCGCGCCATGCACGCGGTGGTCGACCGCCACCCCATGCACGGCATCCACTTCCGGGTGCTCGCCAAGTGCTTGCGCCTGTCCGGGGGCGACCATCTCCACGCCGGCACCGTGGTCGGCAAGCTCGAAGGCGATCGCGAGGCCACGATGGGCTGGATCGACACGCTGCGGGAGTCCTACATCCCCGAGAACCGCAAGCGCGGCATCTTCTTCGACCAGGACTGGGGGTCGATGCCCGGCGTCATCCCCGTTGCTTCCGGAGGCATCCACGTCTGGCACATGCCCGCACTGGTGGCGATCTTCGGCGACGACGCCTGCCTGCAGTTCGGCGGCGGGACGCTCGGTCACCCGTGGGGCAATGCACCCGGCGCCCACGCCAACCGGGTGGCGCTCGAGGCGTGTGTGGAGGCACGGAACCAGGGCCGGCAGGTCGAACGGGAGGGTCGCGAGATCCTGACCGAGGCGGCCCGCCACAGCCCCGAGCTCGCGATCGCGATGGAGACCTGGAAGGAAATCAAGTTCGAGTTCGACACCGTGGACAAGATCACCGCCTGATCGCGGGCGGGCCGCCGGTCCCATCTCCGGCCCCTCCTCCTCCACGCCCCTCAAGGAGAGATTGACATGCACATTGCCCCCTACGGGCCCACCCCGCGCCATGTGGAGACCTTCTCCTACCTGCCGCCGATGACGCCCGAGCGGCTCCGCCACCAGATCGCGTACGTCATAGAGCAGGGCTGGAGCCCGGCCATCGAACACACGGAGCCCGAGAAGGCGTTCTCGAACTTCTGGTACCTGTGGGAGCTCCCGCTCTTCGGTGAGCGGTCGGTGGACAAGGTCCTGGCCGAGCTCGACGCGTGCCACCGTGCCAACCCCGGTCACCACGTGCGCCTCCTGGGCTACGACAACTACATGCAGACCCAGGGCACGGCCTTCATCGTCCACCGCGCCGGAGCCCGCTGAGCATGCGAGTGCATGTGGTCCAGACCGCCGACAGCGGTGACCGGGGCGCGCTCCGCGATCGTGCCCGTCACGGCCGTGCCGCGGCGACGCCGCGGCGCCGGGCGCTCGCCTACGACCGGTCGGCTCTGGCGCCCTCGCACGAGCGGGTGCGCACCGGGCCCCCGGAGGCCGAGCTGCGGGCGCCCGCGGCTGCGGGAGACGCGACGCGCCCCGCCGCTGCCGACGGTCGAGCCACGCGGAGCGGAGCGCACGGGGCTCCGGAAGCGACGGCGGTCCCGATCAACGGCGTGGCCGCCGCCCGCCTGGGCCGCGCCCTGTCCATGCAGCGACGCCGCCAGCTGTCCCGGGGCAAGCAGGCGCTGAACGGCGGAGCTGACCGGACGACGGGTGACGCGGGCGCCGGCGCGCCGGCCTTCACCGTCGTTCGTGGTGGAGCGCGCTGACGATGGGAATGTACGCGGTCCAGACCGCCGACAGCGGTGACCTGGCGGAGCTCCGAGATGCAGCCCGTGACGGCCGCGCCGTGGCCGCGTTGCGCCGCCGCCAGCTGTCGCAGGGCAAGCAGGCGCTGAACGGCGGCGGTGACGGGACGGCGGCCGGAGCCGATGCCGGCGCGCCCCCCGCGGCCGAGAACCTGCCCCTCGACGGCGCGGCGGCGCCGCTCGCCGCTCCCAAGGGTGAAGGCGCGCCGAACGGCGCGCAGCCGAACGGCGCGCAAGCGGCTCCGGCGGTCGCGTCGAACGGCGTGGGCGGAGCCCACCTCGGCCGGGCCGTGTCCATGCAGCGCCGCCGCCAGCTGTCCCAGGGCAAGCAGGCGCTGAACGGCGCCGGCGCGGCCTCCGCCGGCGAGGCCCTGCGCGTCGACGGCGCCGGCGCGCCGCCCGCTCCCGCTGCTCCCAGCGGTCCGGGCGCGTCGACCGGCACGCAAGGGGCTCCGGGGGGGACGGCCTTCGCCACCGACGGCGTGGCCACCGCCCACCTCGGCCGCGCCGTGTCGGTGCAGCGCCGCCGCCAGCTGTCCCAGGGCAAGCAGGCGCTGAGCGACGCCGGCGCCCCGCCCGCCGCTCCCGCTGCTCCCAGCGGTCAGGGCGCGTCGACCGGCACGCATGACGCTCCCGGAGCAACGGCCTTCGCGACGGACGGCGTGGCCACCGCCCACCTCGGCCGGGCCGTGTCCATGCAGCGCCGCCGCCAGCTGTCCCAGGGCAAGCAGGCGCTGAGCCGCGCCGGAGCGTTGCCGGCGGCGGAGAACCTGCACGTCGACGTCGCCGGCTCGGGTCCTGAGCAGGCCCAGGCCCGGCGCGCCGAGGCGAGCCGCCTCGGCGGCGCAGCGATCGCCAGGCCGCAGCGCGAGGGCCGGGTCACCTACCCGCCCAAGGTCGTCGTGTCGCCCACCCAGCGCGGCCAGCAGGTGACCGGGCTGCGGATCGGTCCGGGCGTGCGGGTGACGGGCGACGAGCCCGGCGCCGCGCTCCCGGTGTCGGGCACGCAGTACGTCGCCGCCGACGGGTCGGCCCCTTCGATGGGCGCCGGGCCCAAGGTCGGGCTGGTGCGCACGCCGCAGGGCCTCGTCGTCTCGGGCACCACGGTTCGCAACACGGTGCCCATCACCGGTGACGAGGCCGGCGAGCACCTGCCCATCACCGGTGAAGCCGACCAGAAGCTCGACGACGACCTGACGCCACGCAGCGACGGCGCGTACCGTTCGGCGCAGTTCCCGCGCCGGGCCGACCCGCACGGCGCGTCCGCGGTGGGCACCAGGCTGCGGCCCCAGCCCGGAACGGCGGGCTCCGGCGGCGACGGGCCCTGGCTACCGCTGGAGGCCACCGTCGACGGGCTGGCCGTCACCGGCACGGCCGTCGGCCGCAGCGGGCGCGTCACCGGCAACGAGGCCGGCGCCTGCCGCCCGGTCACCGGCGACCAGTACCAGAACGCCTACTCCACCGAGTGCGGCGCCATCGGGGGCGGTACCGCGCCGGCCGCCCACCTCAACCGGGAGCGGCTGGACCCGGTGACCGCGGGCAAGGTGACCGTGGCGCAGACCTGGGGGGGCCAGACCGTCACGGGTCCCAGCGTGGAGTACCGCCCCAACGTCACCGGCGACGAGCCGGGTGCCTGCCGCCCGGTGACCGGCACGCCGTACCAGGGGCCGTCCACCACCTTCGGCTGGTGCGAGCCCGACGAGGGTGAGCCCGCGGCCCGGCGCGCCGAGCCCAGGCCCCGCGGTGTGGCCGTCACCGGCGACGTCCCCATGTACGCCGAGGCGGTCACCGGCATCGAGCGCGGCCACCGGAACGACATCACCGGGTCGTCCTACTACGGCGAGATGCGGCCCGCGGAGCCGGCGGCCGACGACTGGGCCCGCGAGCAGGCCTTCCCGGTCGCCCTGGCTCGGCGCCTGGCGGGCGGGGAGAGCCACGTCGCCAAGGAGTCCGACGACGCGCCCGCCTCCAGCGTGCCCGGCCGCATCACGGGGGCCTTCGCCGTCGGCGAAGGCAAGGTGACCGGCAACAACGAGTTCCTGTTCCGGCCCCGCCAGAACCGAGACGGCAAGCAGACGGCGGTCACGGGCGAAGGGCGCACCGACGGTCGTACGATCACCGGTTCTCTCGCCTGGACGTCCCACGACCGGGTCACCGGCACCGAGGGCTACATCGCCGCCGGGCGCAACCCCAGCGAGGGCGGCGGCGGGCCGCACGGCTGGGCCGGGGCGGCCAGGTTCAAGAACCTGGCCACGCCCGGAGCGCCGAATGAGAACGCGAGGGTCACCGGCCGAGTGGGCGGGAGCCCCAAGGACGCGGCCAGGGTCACCGTCTCCGGCGGAGCCCAGGGATGAAGTCCCTGCTCCAGCCCGACGGGCGCCGCCTCGCTCCGTGGGACCAGGCTGCGGCCTGGCCGGGCGCGGGCGCGGTGGCGACGGTGACGTCGCCGCCGGGCCGGCTGGCCCCCAACGGGAGCCTCGGGTCCAGCGTGCCGGCGGGTGGGCATCCGCTGGCCGAGCCGGCGCTCAGCGCCGCCCTGAAGCAGCGAGCCGAGGAGATCGAGGCCGCCTTCGCGCTCATCCAACCCGTCCTGCGCCGGCTGGCCCCGCGCCAGTTCGACGACGGGTTCCCCGAGCAGGCACATCATGAGTTGGCCAACGCCCTCGGGGTCGACATCCCGGCGGCTGAGCTCGAATCCTCCTGGAGCACACCGCTGGACCTCGGTCGCGTCCACGCCCGCTGCGTGCTGGGGACCTTCGCCAACCTGGTGGAGCGCGAGTTCGACCGGAACCTGGCCGCGCTGATCGACGAGGGCGAGAGCGCCGAGGTGTTGATCCGGCGCTTCGGCTTCCACGCCGTCGACATCACCTCCTGCTCCGACGGGCGCCTCCTGGGGGCGGTGGATTTCATCCTGCGGGTGCCGCCCGCGGTCGTGGTGTGGCACGACTCGTATGCCGGCGCCATGTTCGACGTCGAGGACGCGCTGCACCGCTGGGAAGGGGTGGAGCTGCGACGCTGGCGCGAGGGCTGGCCGAACGACGCCAGTGAGCCCACCCGCTACCTGAAGATCGGGCTCTACCATTTCAGCAGCGTCGACCCGCGCCACCAAGGCTGTGCCGCGCACGGCAGCGACGAGGTGCGCGCCGCGACCGCCCTGCTGGCGCGGCTCCAGGAGTTCGAGGGTGCCGTCGAGTCCACCCAGTGCTGCGCGGCGAGCGTCGCCACGCTGCTCGTCGGCGTGGACACGGACACCGACGCCATCCGCGTCCACGTCCCCGACGCCGCCGGTGAGACCGACGTGGAGCGCTTCGTCTCCAGCGCCACGCTCTACGAGCAGACGGCGAGCCTCGAGCGGGAGGCCGCCAAGGAGTTCATCCGACAGACGGTCGCCGACTGCGCCGGCGTGGACGCGGCCGACGCCGCGACCGAGGGCATGCGCTGGCTCTGTGGCTACCTGCTGAAGAACAACATCGGTGAGGTCGACGCGGTTCGCGGCTGGATCGGCGGAAGGTACGCGGACCCCGGCCACACCGAGAAGCTGCTCGTGGCCGGCGACGCCATCGACGACGTTCAACTGCGCAACCTCGCCTTCCAGGCGCAGATGCGCACGCTCGAAGAAGGTGCCGTCGACCTGGACGTCGGCATCGGCATCCTTCGGAGGACGAACGCGCCGCAGGGGCTTGCGGTGCCGGTGCTCGTGCACGTCGCCTACGACGAGCGCATCCCCGGTGCCCGCGCCACCGCCCAGGCGCGTGCTCGCCGCCTCACGGCGGCGATCGAGACCCGGTATGCGGGTGCAGCCGGCAACGACGGCCTGGTCACCCAAGCGGTCGTGCGAGCGCGGGGCCGGTCACGCCTGGACATGGTCGAGGCGGAGGGCGACGGCGTGCCGAGCTCGCCCCCGGGAGCGCGACCGAAGGAGGCACAGCGATGAAGATCTTCTGCGTCGAAGGCACCCTGGTCGCCACGGCCCGCATCGGCGGCCTCGAGCTCCACCGGCTGCTGGTCGTCGTGGACCGCAAGGGAGGCAAGCAGGTGGCGGTCGACCCCGTCGGCTGCAAGCCCGGCGACTGGGTGATCGCGTGCGGCAGCTCGGCGGCGCGTGAAGCCGCTGGCCACAAGGACTACCCGAGCGACCTGACCATCGTCGGCATCATCGACTACTGGGACGAGGAGCGCCCGGGTGAGCGCCCGGGTGAGGAGAGCCCGGGCGAGGAGCCCTCCGAGGAGCCGGAGCTTTTGATCGTGGAGTCGGCCACCGCGTCTGCGGACGCCAATGGCAAGGCGTGACGATGAACATCCAGCGCGTCGTCCGCGACCTCGTTGCCACCAGTCGATCCCCCACGCTCCAGAACAAGTCGCTGCGGGTGGTCGAGGACGACCGCGGCGACCTGGAGGTGGCGCTGGACCCGGTCGGCGCAAGGCCGGGCGACTTCGTCATCACCATCACCACCTCGGCGGCCCGCCATGCCGCCGGCGACTTCAGCATCACCACCGACCTGACCATCGGCGGGATCATCGACCATTGGAGCGAGGAGCGATGGCGCGACTGACTCGTTCCAACCCCCCCACCCCGTAAGACCCGATCTCAACTCACATACGGAGGAAGCACAGCAGATGGCCACCAACAATGGAAGTTCCGACATTCCGGGCATTGCCCTGGGCATGATCGAGACCCGGGGACTCGTCCCGGCGATCGAGGCTGCCGACGCCATGACCAAGGCGTCGGAGGTGCGGCTGATCGGCCGCCAGTTCGTCGGCGGCGGCTACGTCACCGTGCTGGTCCGCGGCGAGACCGGCGCCGTCAACGCCGCAGTCCGTGCCGGTGCTGACGCGTGCGAGCGCGTGGGCGACGGCCTGGCTGCCGCCCACATCATCGCCCGGCCCCACACCGAGGTCGAGCAGATCCTTCCCGCCGGTGCGCACGAGACCCAGGTCGCACCTGCGTAAGGCGTCATCCAGACGGGCTGTCGGCTCCGCCGTACTCGGAGGCGGCGGGCTGAGCCCAGGCGCCCGGCTCGGGCGGGGATCCTCGACGCCGGGCGACCCGGCTGGCGTCGAGGATCCCCATTCACCGACGAGGAGAACCAGATGACCACGCAACCTGGATGGCCGGAGGGCTGGACGGAGGTCGCAAGACCACCGTCGCTGTACCGCCGCTTCGAGTTCCCCGCCTACCCCGAGACACGAGCCTTCCTCGAGCGGCTGGCGGGCCTGTCGAAGGAGACCGGGCTCTATCCGGATCTGAGCTTCGGCCGCGCATACGTCAACGTCACGGTGCATGGCTCGGGTGGAGCGACCGTCGACGCGGAGGCACGGGAGTTCGCCGCCCGCGCCGAGGCACTCGTCCCCGTGGAGGCAGCCTGACATGACCCCCGCCAGACGCCGCCCGGCCACCCCCGCGAGCCAGGGGCCGACGAGGACGGCCCCGGACGTGCCCATCGTGGCGGACCCGACGCCCGTGCCCGGCGCGAAGACGAAGGACGGCACACGACTGCTCGGCCCCGAGGGCGACCCCATCGCCCGGGAGGCCCGGACCGGGGATGCCGGTGGGGACTCGCCCCCGACGACGGAGACCGGGCAGGTGGAGCCCGAGGACCGGGCGACGTCGCCACGGCGGTCCCGTGCGCGCTACCCCCTACCCGTCTGGCCGGACTGATGCTGCCTTCGCGCCGTCTGCCCCTCCTCGGTCGCCCGGTGGTGGACGTGGCGGTCGGCGTGCTCCGCGCGCCCGACGGGAGCGTGTTGGTGGCAGAGCGCAAGGCCGGGAAGGACGCGGCCGGCTTCTGGGAGCTCCCCGGGGGCCAGGTCGATCCCGGCGAGAGCCCGGTCCAGGCCGCCGCGCGCGAGTTGCTCGAGGAGGTGGGCGTCCGCGCCCTCGAACTGGCGCCCTGGCGGGTCTACGAGCACGACTTCCCGGCCAAGCGGGTGCGGCTGCACTGGTTCCACGTGCGCCGGTGGTCGGGCGAGCCGAAGGGCAGGGAAGGCCAGCGGGTGGCATGGGTGGACCCTGCCCGTCCGACGGTCGGGCCACTGCTGCCGAGCAACGAGCTCGCCCTCGCCACGTTGGCGCTCCCCGAGCTGGTTGCCGTCGCCCGGGTGAACCGCGCGCCGGGCGCTCCCGACGAGCTGCTGGCGAGGATCCCGTCGTTGGCGGCCGGCGGGCTGCGGCTCCTGATCGTGCGGGCACCGGAGCTCGGGCCCGCCCAGCGCGTCCAGCTCACCCGCCGGCTGCGCCAGCTCAGGCGGGGGACCGGGCTGCGGCTGCTCCTCTCCGGGACGGCGCTGGAGGCGCGCCAGGCCGGTGCCTGCGGGCTGCACAGCAGCGCCGCCGCGCTGGCCGGCCTGGTGGAGCGGCCGCCGACGCGCCTGTGGGCGGTGTCCGCTCACAACGCACGGGACCTCGAGCGCGCCGCTGCGCTGGGTGCCGACGTCGCCCTCGTGTCGCCGGTTCTCCCAACGGCTTCGCACCCCGGAGACCGGGCGCTGGGTTGGGACGGCCTGCGGGCGCTGGCCGCGGCCAGCCCGCTGCCCGTCTACGCGCAAGGGGGGCTGGGGCCCGGCGACATCGATGCCGCCCGCTCTGCAGGGGCGCTGGGCGTGGCGGTCGACGTCTCCCGTCTCTCGGGGGTCGGGCGGCAAAGGGACCACGCCGTGACCGGGCGGCCGTCAGATGCTGGTTGACGGGACGGACTGACGATGGATCGAGTCGTCGGCGACCTTCTCGACGCCGTGACCATCTTCTTCGTGGTCGGCGTCTCGATCGGCTTTCCCCGCTTCGGCCTCGGGATGCCGCAGGGCCGGCGAGACAGCACCTGACTGTCGAATGAAGTCCAGGGTCTTGCCGCGTAGGGAGCTTCGCTCGAGATGACGCCGCCCGAGCTCATCGTGATCGCCGTCCCCGCGCTGCCCGCGATGGCCGCGGCGGCGATCGGCGCCGCCCGCCCGGCGGGCTGGTCGACCCCCACGGCGCGGGCCGGAGCGCGGTCCTCCCGATGGGCCGTACGAGCGGCCGCCGCGGCGTTCGTCCTGGCGGTCGTGGTGGCGATCGTCGTGGCGGTGGACGGACCGGTCGCAGCCGTGGTCGAGGGAGGCGACGGCGATGCCCTCGTCGGCCTGCATGCCACTCGCGTGACCACCCTGTTGGGCTTGCTCACCACCGGAGTCGGCCTGGTCGTGCAGTCCTTCGCCAGCCGCAACCTGCAGGGGGACCTCTTCGGGCCCCGCTTCTTCGTGCTGGCCTCGCTGCTGACCGCGGCGACGACGTCGGTGGCCTTCGCCGCCACCCTCGGCCTGCTGTGCGCCTCGTGGATCCTGGCCGGCCTCGCGTTGGCTGCGCTGGTGACCCACCGGGCCACCTGGCAACCGGCGCGGCGCTCGTCCCGGCGGACCCTGCGCAGCCTCTGGGTGGGAGACGGCGCGCTGCTGGTGGCCACACTGCTCGCCGCCGCCTCCGTCGGCGAGATCGACCTCCGCTCACCGGCGGCGGCCGCCAACGAGCTCGCCGACGCGTCGGTCCCGGTCCTCGGTGGGAACGTGTTGTGGGTGGTCGCCGTGCTCCTGACCGTTGCCGGCATCTCCCGGTCCGCGCTCGTACCCGTGCACCAGTGGCTGCCGTCCACGATCGCCGCGCCCACGCCGGTGTCGGCGCTGCTCCACGCAGGCGTGGTCAACGGCGCCGGGATGCTGTTGGTGCGACTCGCCCCGGTGTTCGGGTCGTCGGCCGCGGCGACGCACGTGGCCTTCGCCGCGGGTGCCGTCACCGCCTGTTACGCGACGACCGTGATGCTGGTGCGCAGCGACGTGAAGGGGAACCTGGCCTGGTCCACCGCCGGGCAGATGGGGTTCATGACGGTGCAGGTGGCGATAGGAGCGTTCGCCGCCGCGCTGCTCCACATCCTCGGGCACGGGATGTACAAGGCCGCGCTGTTCCTCGGGGCCGGCGGCTCGGTGACGGCCCATTTCCGCCAGCGGCAACGTCCCGCTCCGCAGGTCGTCGCCCGGAGCGTTCGGCTGGGCGTCGCCCTGCTCGTGCCGGCCGCCGCCCTCGGAGCCGCGTACCTGGTCATCCACCCGCACCTTTCGACGGCGGCGCGCGTGCTCGTGACGGTGTTCGCGTGGGCAACGGCAGCCCGGGCCGTCGACGGGTGGCTGCGCTCGGCCCCGTTCCGGCCCGTCCCGGCCGTCGCAACCGCGGCGCTCGGTTCGGTCGCCGGAGTGTTCGCCTACGTCGGTGGGCTGACCGCCGTGGAGACCTTCGTGGCCCCCGCGCTTCCCGCCGAGGTCGCCGAGCCGGTCAGCTCCGCTCTCCTCGTCGGG contains the following coding sequences:
- a CDS encoding Nudix family hydrolase; this encodes MLPSRRLPLLGRPVVDVAVGVLRAPDGSVLVAERKAGKDAAGFWELPGGQVDPGESPVQAAARELLEEVGVRALELAPWRVYEHDFPAKRVRLHWFHVRRWSGEPKGREGQRVAWVDPARPTVGPLLPSNELALATLALPELVAVARVNRAPGAPDELLARIPSLAAGGLRLLIVRAPELGPAQRVQLTRRLRQLRRGTGLRLLLSGTALEARQAGACGLHSSAAALAGLVERPPTRLWAVSAHNARDLERAAALGADVALVSPVLPTASHPGDRALGWDGLRALAAASPLPVYAQGGLGPGDIDAARSAGALGVAVDVSRLSGVGRQRDHAVTGRPSDAG
- a CDS encoding proton-conducting transporter membrane subunit, producing MTPPELIVIAVPALPAMAAAAIGAARPAGWSTPTARAGARSSRWAVRAAAAAFVLAVVVAIVVAVDGPVAAVVEGGDGDALVGLHATRVTTLLGLLTTGVGLVVQSFASRNLQGDLFGPRFFVLASLLTAATTSVAFAATLGLLCASWILAGLALAALVTHRATWQPARRSSRRTLRSLWVGDGALLVATLLAAASVGEIDLRSPAAAANELADASVPVLGGNVLWVVAVLLTVAGISRSALVPVHQWLPSTIAAPTPVSALLHAGVVNGAGMLLVRLAPVFGSSAAATHVAFAAGAVTACYATTVMLVRSDVKGNLAWSTAGQMGFMTVQVAIGAFAAALLHILGHGMYKAALFLGAGGSVTAHFRQRQRPAPQVVARSVRLGVALLVPAAALGAAYLVIHPHLSTAARVLVTVFAWATAARAVDGWLRSAPFRPVPAVATAALGSVAGVFAYVGGLTAVETFVAPALPAEVAEPVSSALLVGTLAAITLVVSVVGLGPGERMRELRSRVYALVLTSAPVASELTTRGSSTGVAPVPESRHLRPDLELVRSARSR